In one Oryza glaberrima chromosome 2, OglaRS2, whole genome shotgun sequence genomic region, the following are encoded:
- the LOC127763868 gene encoding eukaryotic translation initiation factor 4B3: MAVASAWAKPGSWALAAEEQDDLPPPPPPVPAADFPSLATAATTKVPKKKKPQPVPLGEFNSTKFVAPAYRGPTQDDLLSLPTGPRERTAEELANATRGFGARWGGAGAGGPRGDDEPRRGGSGPQDFGPSRADEADDWGAGKKPLERRERMGGFGVDSSMSRADDVDDWVSTKRAAAPAPMERRERSVAFGADSHSRADDSASWVSNKGYSAAPPPPSDSRRGGPVWGFNRDGGPDADSWERRREEVSGGGSSGGARPRLNLQKRTLPLANGTDGEGKEDKEEEKGEMQPKSRSSNPFGAARPREVVLATKGDDGRKEEEKKKEEEKLEIQPRTRTSNPFGAARPREEVLAAKGEDWRKIDEKLEAMKMREAPPPERRSFGRRGSPVRGEENGSRPLPESHVEGAWKKPDAVQVVGESEDGSDKLNTAEAARKFEEGSDATKETAAAN, from the coding sequence ATGGCCGTCGCCTCCGCGTGGGCCAAGCCCGGCTCGTGGGCCCTCGCCGCCGAGGAGCAGGACGacctgcccccgccgccgccgcccgttccCGCCGCCGACTTCCcctccctcgccaccgccgccaccaccaaggtccccaagaagaagaagccgcaGCCCGTCCCGCTCGGCGAGTTCAACAGCACCAAGTTCGTCGCCCCCGCCTACCGCGGGCCCACCCAAGACGACCTCCTCAGCCTCCCCACCGGCCCCCGCGAGCGCACCGCCGAGGAGCTCGCCAACGCCACGCGCGGCTTCGGGGCTCGctggggcggcgccggcgccggtggcccccgcggcgacgacgagccccGCCGCGGCGGATCTGGCCCCCAGGACTTCGGCCCGTCGCGCGCCGACGAGGCCGATGACTGGGGCGCCGGCAAGAAGCCGCTCGAGAGGAGGGAGCGCATGGGAGGGTTTGGCGTGGACTCTTCGATGTCGCGTGCCGACGACGTCGATGACTGGGTCTCCACCAAGAGGGCGGCAGCCCCCGCGCCCATGGAGCGGAGGGAGCGTAGCGTGGCGTTCGGGGCCGACTCGCATTCCCGCGCTGATGATTCCGCGAGCTGGGTCTCCAACAAGGGCTATTctgcggcgccgccaccgccctccgaCAGCCGGAGGGGCGGTCCAGTCTGGGGTTTCAACAGGGATGGAGGCCCAGACGCCGACTcttgggagaggaggagggaggaggtgagCGGTGGTGGTTCAAGCGGTGGTGCCCGGCCACGCCTGAACCTTCAAAAGCGGACCTTGCCACTGGCTAATGGCACTGATGGAGAAGGGAAGgaggacaaggaggaggagaagggagagatgCAGCCTAAAAGCAGGTCATCAAACCCGTTTGGTGCAGCCCGCCCTCGCGAAGTGGTTCTTGCTACCAAGGGAGATGACggcaggaaggaggaggagaagaagaaagaggaggagaagctggAGATTCAACCAAGGACCAGGACTTCAAACCCGTTTGGGGCTGCCCGCCCACGTGAGGAAGTGCTTGCTGCGAAGGGTGAGGACTGGAGGAAGATTGATGAGAAGCTTGAGGCCATGAAGATGCGCGAGGCACCACCACCTGAGAGGAGGTCCTTTGGGAGGAGAGGTTCCCCTGTTAGAGGAGAGGAGAATGGGAGCCGTCCACTGCCAGAGAGTCATGTCGAGGGAGCTTGGAAGAAGCCTGATGCAGTTCAGGTTGTTGGAGAATCCGAAGATGGGTCTGATAAGCTTAACACGGCTGAGGCTGCGAGAAAATTTGAAGAAGG